In a single window of the Thiohalorhabdus sp. Cl-TMA genome:
- a CDS encoding Lar family restriction alleviation protein: protein MMDEDLKPCPFCGGTDLEILDIDEGFCAVACETCDAFGPMGMGHDGARQEWNHRVVEVDPY from the coding sequence ATGATGGACGAAGACCTGAAGCCTTGCCCATTCTGCGGCGGCACGGACCTGGAGATCCTGGACATCGACGAGGGGTTCTGCGCCGTGGCCTGCGAGACCTGTGACGCCTTCGGTCCCATGGGCATGGGTCACGATGGAGCCCGGCAGGAATGGAACCACCGGGTGGTCGAAGTAGACCCCTATTGA
- a CDS encoding methyl-accepting chemotaxis protein, translated as MKILQSLRDLSIGRKIGGLVLFLTLITAIIGGVGLDRMQAVGGRLNDLVEGGLPLTTALRRAEVGHLEQGVLLERALRLPYMLISGKKERLAAIREDFEVAGDRARAALRDGRAYLDALDAPKAAKLRKSLTNIEDLLDAYAEKARRVFDVIRETSSPQLARKEVPAVREADAALGKALDGLVEEIGAFTRGTAEETAALKRSGLAVIAGVAVVGLGAALVFGLWLALGVSRPLRQAHETITEVARSGDLSLRLPVRGRDEIGRLAADFNRLVEEFQAFVAKVGGKTGQLAGASEQLEETAEEIAGNAQSSSANADHVSGNAREVNGVVQEVAREISSVSESAEETAATTREGRETLQEAGRQLERLRGSTSRVEEINASIAAIAKQTDLLALNAAIEAANAGEAGKGFAVVADEVRKLAEHTAQATGQVREIVHELEAQSETSTRTMEQVQGVMDRVQGAVEHTRESANRIAASAEELAATMGETTENMAEINAGVESVAGSVDRIQEATGELGGLSQELRASIRRFQAAA; from the coding sequence ATGAAAATCCTGCAGTCCCTCCGCGACCTGAGCATCGGCCGCAAGATCGGCGGCCTGGTGCTGTTCCTAACGCTCATCACCGCCATTATCGGCGGCGTGGGCCTCGACCGCATGCAGGCGGTCGGCGGCCGGCTGAACGATCTGGTGGAGGGGGGACTGCCCCTGACCACGGCCCTGCGCCGCGCCGAGGTGGGCCACCTGGAGCAGGGCGTTCTGCTGGAGCGGGCCCTGCGCCTGCCCTATATGCTCATCTCTGGAAAGAAGGAGCGCCTGGCGGCCATCCGGGAAGATTTCGAGGTGGCCGGTGACCGCGCCCGCGCGGCGCTGCGGGACGGCCGGGCCTATCTGGATGCCCTGGATGCCCCCAAGGCCGCCAAGCTCCGGAAGTCCCTGACGAACATCGAGGATCTGCTGGACGCCTATGCGGAGAAGGCGCGGCGGGTTTTCGACGTGATCCGGGAAACCAGCAGCCCTCAGCTCGCCCGCAAGGAGGTGCCGGCGGTCCGCGAGGCGGACGCCGCGCTCGGCAAGGCGCTGGATGGCCTGGTGGAAGAGATCGGCGCCTTCACCCGGGGTACGGCGGAGGAGACGGCCGCCCTCAAGCGCAGCGGCCTTGCCGTTATCGCCGGGGTGGCGGTGGTGGGTCTGGGCGCGGCGCTGGTGTTCGGCCTGTGGCTGGCCCTGGGCGTTTCGCGGCCGCTGCGGCAGGCCCACGAGACCATCACCGAGGTGGCCCGCAGCGGTGATCTGAGCCTGCGCCTGCCGGTGCGTGGCCGGGACGAGATAGGGCGGCTGGCCGCCGACTTCAACCGCCTGGTCGAGGAGTTTCAGGCCTTCGTGGCCAAGGTGGGCGGCAAGACCGGCCAGCTCGCCGGGGCCAGCGAGCAGCTCGAGGAAACGGCGGAGGAGATCGCCGGCAACGCCCAGAGCTCCAGCGCCAATGCGGACCATGTGAGCGGCAACGCCCGCGAGGTGAACGGCGTGGTCCAGGAAGTGGCCCGTGAGATCAGCTCGGTATCGGAATCCGCCGAGGAGACCGCCGCCACCACCCGCGAGGGCCGTGAAACCCTGCAGGAGGCCGGCCGGCAGCTGGAGCGCCTGCGCGGCTCCACCAGCCGCGTGGAGGAGATCAACGCCTCCATCGCCGCCATCGCCAAGCAGACCGACTTGCTGGCCCTCAACGCGGCCATCGAGGCGGCCAATGCGGGCGAGGCCGGCAAGGGCTTCGCGGTGGTGGCCGACGAGGTGCGCAAGCTGGCCGAGCACACCGCGCAGGCCACTGGCCAAGTGCGGGAGATCGTGCACGAGCTGGAGGCGCAGTCGGAAACCTCCACCCGGACCATGGAGCAGGTGCAGGGGGTCATGGACCGCGTTCAGGGCGCCGTGGAGCATACCCGGGAGTCGGCCAACCGCATCGCCGCCAGCGCCGAGGAGCTGGCGGCCACCATGGGGGAGACCACCGAGAACATGGCGGAGATCAATGCCGGGGTGGAATCGGTGGCGGGCAGCGTGGACCGCATCCAGGAGGCCACCGGGGAGCTGGGCGGCCTGTCCCAGGAGCTGCGCGCATCCATACGCCGCTTCCAGGCCGCCGCCTGA
- a CDS encoding SixA phosphatase family protein, producing MKSVILIRHGTAEDVAADGSDANRELTPEGVREVETVARGLHTQVSRVHLIASSPAKRAVQSAQTIARVFNDPAFIRTDVLAPGRRPQDQLGWLWQTPPNEIIVLVGHEPDLGHLLSLSVAGVDWTFFHFEKGGCCMLSVPDNAEPGTGRLNWALTTAQARALAGKP from the coding sequence ATGAAATCCGTCATCCTCATCCGCCATGGAACCGCCGAAGACGTGGCCGCCGACGGCTCGGACGCCAACCGGGAGCTGACTCCCGAGGGCGTTCGCGAGGTGGAGACCGTCGCCCGGGGCCTGCATACCCAGGTTTCCCGGGTCCACCTGATCGCTTCCAGCCCGGCGAAGCGTGCGGTTCAGAGCGCGCAGACCATCGCCCGCGTCTTCAACGACCCCGCCTTCATCCGCACCGACGTCCTGGCCCCGGGACGGCGCCCCCAGGACCAGCTGGGATGGCTGTGGCAGACCCCGCCCAACGAGATCATCGTGCTGGTGGGCCACGAGCCCGACCTCGGGCACCTGCTGAGCCTGTCCGTGGCCGGCGTGGACTGGACCTTTTTCCATTTCGAAAAGGGCGGATGCTGTATGCTGTCGGTACCCGACAACGCAGAGCCCGGCACCGGCAGGCTCAACTGGGCCCTCACCACCGCCCAGGCCCGGGCCCTGGCGGGAAAGCCCTAA
- a CDS encoding exopolyphosphatase, whose amino-acid sequence MSSENAPQTVAAVDLGSNSFHLIVAQLSPGELKVMDRLKEMVRLAGGLRPDRTLDPEVREHALACLTRFGQRLSGLPDDRVRIVGTNTLRRVRRADDFLEQAESALGHPVEIVSGMEEARLIYLGVAHSLAVSPEDRRLVMDIGGGSTELIVGDGFTPRRMESLYMGCVSLTREHFPDGRITAKRFQSALTAARQELEPCGETFRELGWAEAVGASGTIRSAAKVLAAAGWTEGAITRSGLETLREALIKAGHVDKVDLKGLGADRAPVFVGGVAILLAALEELGMERMDAAEGALREGLLHDLVGRIRHEDVRETSVAALAERYHADAAQADRVAETARYLLEQAGPDWDMDPEWSGPYLRWAARLHEIGLDIAHSGYHKHGAYIADNADILGFTREEQDLLSALIRSHRRKFPSAPFKELPKRWSASARRLAVLLRLSVVLHRNRRPVPLPEMTLRAREDKLRLAFPDGWLEEHPLTRADLEEEANFLKAAGFTLKLE is encoded by the coding sequence TTGTCCTCCGAGAACGCTCCCCAGACCGTCGCCGCCGTCGACCTCGGCTCCAACAGCTTCCACCTGATCGTCGCCCAGCTCAGCCCCGGAGAGCTCAAGGTCATGGACCGGCTCAAGGAGATGGTGCGGCTGGCGGGCGGCCTCCGGCCCGACCGCACCCTGGATCCGGAGGTGCGGGAGCACGCCCTGGCCTGCCTCACCCGCTTCGGTCAGCGCCTGAGCGGCCTCCCCGACGACCGCGTGCGGATCGTCGGCACCAACACCCTGCGCCGGGTCCGCAGGGCCGACGACTTTCTGGAGCAGGCCGAATCAGCGCTCGGCCATCCGGTGGAGATCGTTTCCGGGATGGAGGAGGCGCGCCTGATCTATCTGGGGGTGGCCCACAGCCTCGCGGTGTCGCCCGAGGACCGGCGGCTGGTCATGGACATCGGCGGGGGCTCCACGGAGCTGATCGTCGGCGACGGCTTCACGCCCCGACGCATGGAAAGCCTGTACATGGGCTGCGTTTCCCTGACCCGGGAGCACTTCCCCGACGGACGGATCACCGCCAAGCGCTTCCAGAGCGCGCTGACGGCCGCCCGCCAGGAGCTGGAGCCCTGCGGGGAAACCTTCCGCGAGCTGGGCTGGGCGGAGGCTGTGGGCGCCTCCGGCACCATCCGCTCGGCGGCCAAGGTGCTGGCCGCCGCCGGCTGGACCGAGGGCGCCATCACCCGGTCCGGCCTGGAAACGCTGCGGGAGGCGCTGATCAAGGCGGGGCACGTGGACAAGGTGGACCTCAAGGGCCTGGGTGCGGACCGCGCCCCGGTGTTCGTGGGCGGGGTGGCGATCCTGCTGGCCGCCTTAGAGGAGCTGGGCATGGAGCGCATGGATGCCGCGGAGGGCGCCCTGCGCGAGGGCCTGCTGCACGATCTGGTGGGCCGGATCCGGCACGAGGACGTTCGCGAGACCAGCGTGGCCGCCCTGGCCGAGCGCTATCACGCGGATGCCGCCCAGGCGGATCGGGTGGCGGAAACCGCCCGCTACCTCCTGGAGCAGGCCGGACCGGACTGGGACATGGACCCGGAATGGTCCGGGCCCTACCTCCGCTGGGCGGCCCGGCTCCACGAGATCGGCCTGGACATCGCCCACAGCGGCTACCACAAGCACGGCGCCTATATCGCGGACAATGCCGACATCCTGGGCTTCACCCGCGAGGAGCAGGACCTCTTGTCCGCCCTAATCCGCTCCCACCGCCGCAAGTTCCCGTCCGCCCCCTTCAAGGAGCTCCCCAAGCGGTGGTCCGCAAGCGCGCGGCGGCTTGCGGTGCTCCTGCGGCTTTCGGTGGTGCTCCACCGCAACCGGCGCCCGGTTCCTCTGCCGGAGATGACGCTGCGCGCCCGCGAGGACAAGCTGCGGCTCGCCTTTCCGGATGGCTGGCTGGAGGAGCACCCCCTGACCCGGGCGGACCTGGAGGAGGAAGCGAATTTCCTGAAGGCCGCCGGTTTCACGCTCAAGCTCGAATGA
- a CDS encoding CCA tRNA nucleotidyltransferase — MPGFAEQFAEAVHGAGGRALEAGGAVRDRLLSRPHRDVDLEVYGLEAPELEAVIARFGRVRRVGARLGVYVLKGVEVALPQGPDGVEDPRLTPERAARRRDLTINALLRDPRTGEILDFHHGREDLARRRLRHVDPDTFAEDPLRVLRVARLHAELGFRIDPATAALCRRLSLHGVAWERIGQELERWLLGASRPGRGMDGLLYTGAERHFPFLAALLGCPVAGTGAGADAWARTRAVLDAAARRRVEERERDWPLMLAALLQSLGRPDATFRHPGRAPTAPGHAAVAAGKAALWLRGVDRGQRRARTVRALLREQGAVNALAAARAGRPDYRRLACRVDTDLLLRLAEALHEAEAPGSSGYPAGEQARAIWSAEGLLGRAPEPLLAGRDLQALGVPAGPGLGRWLETAFEAQLDGQFASREAGLAWLRDRLEEGGPPERPSEA; from the coding sequence ATGCCGGGATTTGCCGAACAATTCGCCGAGGCGGTGCATGGCGCCGGGGGCCGGGCCCTGGAGGCGGGCGGCGCGGTGCGGGACCGGCTCCTGAGCAGGCCGCATCGCGACGTGGACCTGGAGGTATACGGCCTGGAGGCCCCGGAGCTGGAGGCGGTGATCGCCCGGTTCGGCCGGGTCCGACGGGTCGGGGCGCGTCTCGGGGTATATGTCCTCAAGGGGGTGGAGGTCGCCCTTCCCCAGGGGCCCGACGGGGTGGAGGATCCGCGGCTGACTCCCGAGCGGGCCGCCCGCCGGCGGGACCTAACTATCAACGCTCTGCTCCGCGACCCCCGCACCGGGGAGATCCTGGACTTCCACCACGGCCGGGAGGACCTCGCCCGGCGCCGCCTGCGGCACGTGGATCCCGACACCTTCGCCGAGGATCCCCTGCGGGTGCTGCGCGTGGCGCGTCTGCACGCGGAGCTGGGGTTCCGCATCGATCCCGCCACGGCGGCCCTGTGCCGGCGCCTCTCCCTTCATGGCGTGGCCTGGGAGCGCATCGGTCAGGAGCTGGAGCGCTGGCTGCTGGGGGCGTCCCGCCCCGGGCGGGGTATGGACGGGCTCCTGTACACGGGCGCGGAGCGGCATTTCCCCTTCCTGGCCGCCCTGCTGGGCTGTCCGGTTGCCGGTACGGGTGCCGGGGCCGATGCCTGGGCCCGCACACGGGCGGTTCTGGATGCCGCCGCGCGCCGGCGGGTGGAGGAGCGCGAGCGCGACTGGCCGCTCATGCTCGCCGCGCTTCTCCAAAGCCTGGGGCGTCCGGATGCCACCTTCCGGCATCCCGGCCGGGCGCCGACCGCGCCGGGGCACGCCGCGGTGGCGGCCGGCAAGGCGGCGCTATGGCTGCGGGGTGTGGACCGCGGCCAGCGGCGGGCCCGGACGGTGCGCGCCCTGCTCCGCGAGCAGGGCGCGGTGAATGCCCTGGCCGCCGCCCGGGCGGGCCGCCCGGACTACCGGCGGCTGGCCTGCCGGGTGGATACGGACCTGCTGCTGCGGCTGGCGGAGGCGCTGCACGAGGCGGAAGCGCCGGGGAGCAGTGGTTACCCGGCGGGCGAGCAGGCCCGCGCCATTTGGTCCGCTGAGGGGCTTCTGGGACGGGCCCCGGAGCCGCTGCTCGCGGGCCGCGACCTGCAGGCACTGGGTGTACCCGCGGGGCCGGGCCTGGGGAGGTGGCTGGAGACGGCCTTCGAGGCCCAGCTCGATGGGCAATTCGCCAGCCGGGAGGCGGGGCTGGCGTGGCTCCGGGATCGGCTGGAGGAGGGCGGACCGCCGGAGCGGCCGTCGGAAGCGTAA
- the ppk1 gene encoding polyphosphate kinase 1: protein MDTPDLKQPQFYINRLLSLLAFNRRVLEQAKDPATPLLERLKFLCISSTNLDEFFEIRVAGLKQRIELGVTQVGPDNRTPAEVMDAISSEAHELVEEQYRVLNEVLVPALEGEGIRFIRRGSWTGEQRSWLHRYFREKLLPILSPLGLDPAHPFPRILNKSLNFIVSLQGRDAFGRSGGVAVVQAPRALPRLIQLPSDETGSGAYDFVFLSSIIHAFVDELFPGMTVTGCYQFRVTRNSDLFVDEEEIDDLRRALEGELPQRRYGAGVRLEVADNCPDDMGDYLLEEFHLGREDFYRVNGPVNLNRLLAIPDLVNRPDLKYTGFTPGLPQPIAYQPDLFAVLREQDILLHHPFESFTPVVDFLRQAAKDPHVLAIKQTLYRTGPESAVVDALVQAARAGKEVTVVVELRARFDEEANIALANRLQEAGAHVVYGVVGYKTHAKMILVVRREGGRLRQYVHLGTGNYHPRTARLYTDYGLFTTDPGIGEDVHKVFLQLTSLGRASDLQSLLQSPFTLHDAMREKVQRERDNAEAGQPGRIIIKVNSLVEPKLIRDLYAASMAGVQIDLVVRGMCCLRPGVEGISENIRVRSVVGRFLEHTRIYYFENGGSPELYGSSADWMERNFFRRVEVAFPIRDPRLRIRLLRELDAYLRDNTQAWLLDSDGQYRRAEPAAGEAPFSAQQALLEELAEEM from the coding sequence ATGGATACCCCCGATCTCAAGCAGCCCCAATTCTACATCAATCGCCTGCTGTCGCTCCTGGCCTTCAACCGCCGGGTGCTGGAGCAGGCCAAGGACCCGGCCACGCCGCTGCTGGAGCGGCTAAAGTTCCTCTGCATCTCCTCCACCAACCTGGACGAATTCTTCGAGATCCGGGTTGCCGGGCTCAAGCAGCGCATCGAGCTGGGCGTGACCCAGGTGGGCCCCGACAACCGGACCCCGGCGGAGGTGATGGACGCCATCAGCAGCGAGGCCCACGAGCTGGTGGAGGAGCAGTACCGCGTCCTCAACGAGGTCCTGGTCCCCGCCCTGGAGGGCGAGGGGATCCGCTTCATCCGGCGCGGCTCCTGGACCGGGGAGCAGCGGTCCTGGCTCCACCGCTATTTCCGGGAGAAGCTGCTGCCGATCCTGTCGCCCCTGGGCCTGGATCCGGCTCACCCCTTCCCGCGCATCCTCAACAAGTCGCTGAACTTCATCGTCAGCCTGCAGGGCCGGGATGCCTTCGGCCGCAGCGGCGGCGTCGCCGTGGTGCAGGCGCCGCGGGCGCTGCCGCGGCTGATCCAGCTGCCCTCCGACGAGACGGGCAGCGGGGCCTACGACTTCGTCTTCCTGTCCTCCATCATCCACGCCTTCGTGGATGAGCTGTTCCCGGGCATGACCGTGACAGGCTGTTATCAGTTCCGGGTAACCCGGAATTCCGACCTGTTCGTGGACGAGGAGGAGATCGACGACCTGCGCCGGGCCCTGGAGGGCGAGCTGCCGCAGCGGCGCTACGGTGCCGGGGTGCGCCTGGAGGTGGCGGACAACTGTCCCGACGACATGGGCGATTACCTCCTGGAGGAGTTCCACCTGGGCCGCGAGGACTTCTATCGGGTCAACGGTCCGGTGAACCTCAATCGCCTGCTGGCCATTCCCGACCTGGTTAACCGTCCCGACCTCAAGTACACCGGGTTCACCCCGGGGCTGCCGCAGCCCATCGCCTACCAGCCGGATCTGTTCGCGGTCCTCCGCGAGCAGGACATCCTCCTGCACCACCCCTTCGAGTCCTTCACCCCGGTGGTGGACTTCCTCCGGCAGGCCGCCAAGGATCCCCACGTGCTGGCCATCAAGCAGACCCTCTACCGCACCGGGCCGGAATCCGCGGTGGTGGACGCCCTGGTGCAGGCCGCCCGGGCGGGCAAGGAGGTGACGGTGGTGGTGGAGCTGCGCGCCCGCTTCGACGAGGAGGCCAACATCGCCCTGGCCAACCGGCTCCAGGAGGCGGGCGCGCACGTTGTGTACGGCGTGGTGGGCTACAAGACCCACGCCAAGATGATCCTGGTGGTCCGCCGGGAAGGCGGGCGACTGCGCCAGTACGTGCACCTGGGTACGGGCAATTACCATCCACGCACCGCCCGGCTCTATACCGACTACGGCCTGTTCACCACCGATCCCGGCATCGGCGAGGACGTACACAAGGTTTTCCTGCAGCTCACCAGCCTGGGCCGGGCCTCCGACCTGCAGTCGCTGCTCCAGTCGCCGTTCACGCTGCACGATGCCATGCGCGAAAAAGTGCAGCGGGAACGGGACAACGCCGAGGCCGGGCAGCCGGGCCGCATTATCATCAAGGTCAACTCCCTGGTGGAGCCCAAGCTCATCCGCGACCTGTACGCCGCCTCCATGGCGGGGGTGCAGATCGACCTTGTGGTGCGCGGCATGTGCTGCTTGCGGCCCGGCGTGGAGGGGATCTCCGAGAACATCCGGGTGCGCTCGGTGGTAGGCCGGTTCCTGGAGCACACGCGCATCTACTACTTCGAGAACGGTGGCAGCCCGGAGCTGTACGGCTCCAGTGCCGACTGGATGGAACGGAACTTCTTTCGGCGGGTGGAGGTGGCTTTCCCCATCCGGGACCCGCGGCTCCGCATACGCCTCCTGCGCGAGCTCGACGCCTATCTGCGGGACAATACCCAGGCATGGCTGCTGGACAGCGACGGCCAGTACCGGCGGGCTGAGCCGGCGGCGGGCGAGGCGCCCTTTTCCGCCCAGCAGGCCCTGCTCGAGGAGCTCGCCGAAGAGATGTAG
- a CDS encoding NAD(P)-dependent oxidoreductase, which yields MIERVGFIGLGAMGTPMAWNVFRGGYELGVFNRSPAKTRPFAEGGATAYSTPALLTADSEVVILMVTDPEALAGVLYGDVGVLAGLGRGKTVINMSTVSPEATRDAAEAVHAEGGRFIDAPVSGTVKPAEDGSLVVLAGGLAEDLERVRPLLETMGKTVVHCGDIPQGTHMKLVINLMLGNLMQSLAEGMSLGRALELDPQQVLAAIGGGPLGAPLFQMKGNNILSGDFAKQFPMDLLSKDLDLVSDTAGKVRLPLPQTAATRESVNAARALGHGDEDMAALIRVLERLTGREVRD from the coding sequence GTGATTGAGCGCGTAGGCTTTATCGGGCTGGGCGCCATGGGGACGCCCATGGCCTGGAACGTTTTCCGGGGCGGCTACGAGCTGGGGGTTTTCAATCGCTCCCCGGCGAAGACCCGGCCCTTCGCCGAAGGCGGCGCCACGGCCTACAGCACCCCTGCCCTGCTGACCGCCGACTCGGAGGTGGTGATCCTCATGGTCACCGACCCGGAAGCACTGGCCGGAGTGCTCTACGGCGACGTGGGCGTCCTGGCGGGCCTCGGGCGCGGCAAGACGGTGATCAACATGAGCACCGTCTCCCCGGAGGCCACCCGGGACGCCGCCGAGGCGGTGCACGCCGAGGGCGGGCGCTTCATCGACGCGCCCGTTTCCGGGACGGTGAAGCCTGCGGAGGACGGCAGCCTGGTGGTGCTGGCGGGCGGCCTGGCGGAGGACCTGGAGCGGGTCCGCCCACTCCTGGAGACCATGGGCAAGACGGTGGTGCATTGCGGGGACATCCCCCAGGGCACGCACATGAAGCTGGTGATCAACCTCATGCTGGGCAACCTCATGCAGAGCCTCGCCGAGGGAATGAGCCTGGGCCGGGCCCTGGAGCTCGATCCGCAGCAGGTGCTGGCGGCCATCGGGGGCGGCCCACTGGGGGCGCCCCTGTTCCAGATGAAGGGGAATAATATCCTGTCGGGCGACTTCGCCAAGCAGTTTCCCATGGACCTGCTCTCCAAGGACCTGGACCTGGTGTCGGACACGGCCGGCAAGGTGCGCCTGCCGCTGCCCCAGACCGCGGCCACCCGGGAGAGCGTCAACGCCGCCCGGGCCCTCGGGCACGGCGACGAGGACATGGCGGCCCTCATCCGGGTGCTGGAGCGGCTCACGGGCCGGGAGGTGCGGGACTGA
- a CDS encoding MgtC/SapB family protein, translating into MPELWPQIDWLRILSNLIQLAIAYLLAIPVGWDREREARGAGLRTFPLVAVGSCGFLLLGLETLGTAPEPQARVLYGLITGIGFIGGGAILKQEGGVRGMSTAASIWITGAVGAAVAWGQYEIAITLSLVTFLTLYFVASLKRMVHKGPGD; encoded by the coding sequence GTGCCTGAGCTTTGGCCACAGATCGACTGGCTCCGCATCCTTTCCAACCTGATTCAGCTCGCCATCGCCTACCTCCTGGCCATCCCGGTCGGCTGGGACCGGGAGCGCGAGGCCCGTGGGGCGGGGCTGCGCACTTTTCCGCTGGTGGCCGTGGGAAGCTGCGGGTTTCTGCTCCTGGGGCTGGAAACCCTGGGCACGGCCCCGGAGCCCCAGGCGCGGGTTCTGTACGGCCTCATAACCGGTATCGGATTCATCGGCGGCGGCGCCATCCTAAAGCAGGAGGGCGGGGTGCGCGGCATGTCCACCGCGGCGAGCATCTGGATCACTGGCGCCGTTGGCGCGGCCGTGGCCTGGGGGCAATACGAGATCGCCATCACCCTGAGCCTTGTCACTTTTCTCACCCTGTATTTCGTGGCTTCCCTCAAGCGGATGGTGCACAAGGGCCCCGGCGACTAA
- a CDS encoding pyridoxal phosphate-dependent aminotransferase: MNKSFPTARRMGDIAPFHVMDLLARARALEEAGHDIVHMEVGEPDFPTPEPVLQAGMEALRAGHTRYTPATGLPALREAIAGFYERHHGVSVDPARIVITPGASGALQLIMGVLLNPGDRVLLPDPGYPCNRHFVRQFEGEGLGVPVGPETDYQLVARHLEEAWDARTVAAMAASPSNPTGTVVEAASLEALSAAARERGGVLVADEIYQGLVYDGHAPTALSVTDEAFVINSFSKYFGMTGWRLGWIVAPEEYVRALDKLAGNIFLSASTPAQHAALAAFSPETGEILEERRDAFRERRDFLLPALRELGFRLPGAPRGAFYLYADCSAFTDDSFAFAGDLLDRAGVAITPGIDFGAHRPDAHVRFAYTTRLDRLAEGVERLDRFLRT, translated from the coding sequence ATGAACAAGTCCTTCCCCACGGCGCGACGCATGGGGGATATCGCCCCCTTCCATGTCATGGATCTCCTGGCCCGCGCGCGGGCCCTGGAGGAGGCCGGCCACGACATCGTGCACATGGAGGTAGGCGAGCCCGACTTCCCCACCCCGGAACCGGTCCTCCAGGCAGGCATGGAAGCCCTGCGGGCGGGCCATACCCGGTACACGCCCGCCACCGGGCTGCCGGCCCTGCGCGAGGCCATCGCCGGCTTCTACGAACGGCACCACGGCGTCAGCGTGGATCCGGCCCGCATCGTGATCACGCCGGGAGCCTCGGGAGCGCTGCAGCTCATCATGGGCGTGCTCCTCAATCCGGGCGACCGGGTGCTCCTGCCCGATCCCGGCTACCCCTGCAACCGCCATTTCGTCCGCCAATTCGAGGGGGAGGGACTGGGGGTACCGGTGGGCCCGGAGACCGACTACCAGCTGGTAGCCCGCCACCTGGAGGAGGCCTGGGACGCGCGCACGGTGGCGGCCATGGCGGCCTCCCCGTCCAACCCCACCGGCACCGTGGTGGAGGCTGCGTCCCTGGAGGCGCTGAGCGCTGCGGCGCGGGAGCGGGGCGGCGTCCTGGTGGCTGACGAGATCTACCAGGGACTGGTGTACGACGGGCACGCGCCCACGGCCCTGTCGGTGACCGACGAGGCCTTCGTCATCAACAGCTTCTCCAAGTATTTCGGCATGACCGGCTGGCGCCTCGGCTGGATCGTGGCGCCGGAGGAATACGTCCGCGCGCTCGACAAGCTGGCGGGCAACATCTTCCTGTCCGCTTCCACCCCCGCCCAGCACGCCGCGCTGGCGGCCTTCTCTCCCGAGACCGGGGAGATCCTGGAGGAGCGCCGGGACGCCTTCCGGGAGCGCCGCGATTTCCTGCTGCCCGCGCTGCGCGAGCTGGGCTTCCGGCTCCCTGGTGCGCCGCGCGGTGCCTTCTACCTGTACGCCGACTGCAGCGCCTTCACCGACGACAGCTTCGCCTTCGCGGGCGACCTTTTGGATCGGGCGGGCGTGGCCATCACCCCGGGAATCGATTTCGGCGCCCACCGACCCGACGCCCATGTGCGGTTCGCCTACACCACCCGGCTGGACCGCCTCGCCGAGGGCGTGGAGCGCCTGGACCGCTTCCTCCGGACCTGA
- a CDS encoding DUF1328 family protein: MLSWALIFLVVALVAAALGFGGVAGTAAWIAQVLFVVFLVLFVLSLLFGRRGS, from the coding sequence ATGCTTTCCTGGGCCTTGATCTTCCTGGTGGTCGCCCTGGTGGCGGCGGCCCTGGGGTTCGGTGGGGTCGCGGGCACCGCGGCCTGGATCGCCCAGGTTCTATTCGTCGTATTCCTGGTGCTCTTCGTGCTCTCGCTGCTCTTCGGGAGGCGTGGCTCCTGA
- a CDS encoding OmpA family protein, producing the protein MRKLTALGLVAALFLTSCTTTNPYTGEEETSKATKGAAIGAATGAVAGLITGGHGAKRALIGAGIGALAGGAVGGYMDQQEAELRKELQGTGVGVTRQGDRLVLDMPSNVTFQHDSADLNARFFDVLNNVAKVLQEYEKTVIHVAGYTDSTGSEGYNQRLSERRAEAVASYLRAQGILEERIVTRGYGETHFVADNSTPQGRAQNRRVELTLEPVTR; encoded by the coding sequence ATCCGCAAGCTTACCGCTCTGGGCCTGGTTGCCGCCCTGTTCCTGACCTCGTGTACCACCACCAATCCCTATACCGGGGAGGAAGAGACCAGCAAGGCCACCAAGGGGGCCGCCATCGGGGCCGCCACCGGTGCCGTGGCCGGGCTCATCACCGGCGGCCACGGCGCCAAGCGGGCCCTGATCGGCGCCGGGATCGGCGCCCTGGCAGGCGGCGCCGTGGGGGGCTACATGGACCAGCAGGAGGCCGAGCTCCGCAAGGAGCTGCAGGGCACCGGGGTCGGCGTAACCCGCCAGGGCGACCGGCTCGTCCTCGACATGCCGAGCAACGTGACCTTCCAGCACGACAGCGCGGACCTGAATGCTCGCTTTTTCGACGTCCTGAACAACGTGGCCAAGGTCCTGCAGGAGTACGAGAAGACGGTCATCCATGTGGCGGGGTACACGGACAGCACGGGCTCCGAGGGCTACAACCAGCGCCTATCCGAGCGCCGCGCGGAGGCGGTGGCCTCCTACCTGCGCGCACAGGGGATCCTGGAGGAGCGCATCGTCACCCGAGGGTACGGGGAGACCCATTTCGTCGCCGACAACTCCACCCCCCAGGGCCGGGCGCAGAACCGCCGGGTAGAGCTGACGCTGGAGCCCGTGACGCGCTAA